A stretch of DNA from Zootoca vivipara chromosome 16, rZooViv1.1, whole genome shotgun sequence:
gcacacattctattcatgtaaaaacatgctgattcccgtgcgccagatttagaagacgattgggccggattcggcccccgggccttagtttgcctacccatgctttagtaCCTAGCTTGAGAAGACCCAAGTTCCATTCAATGTTGCATtctgtggccaaacagatgcttctgggagATAGGTACAGAAATACCTATCTCTTCTCCTTGCCTCTCCCCTACTTCCCacaccccctcacagagctaataAACTTCAGACGATGGGGGTTTAGACTTGGCAAAAGGTTCAGGCCCTCTCCCAGAGTACCGCTTTCCTAATCCTCAAAATAGCTCTGCAGAAAGACTAAAATCAAGGAAAACCCCAGTCACTGATCTTCTGCATCACATCTAATTTGAAGATCACAGCTGCTGCTAGTCCTATACTCCAAAGCTGCTGGGCGAGCACAGCCTTGGTTAGGAGAAGGCCCTCAGCTAAGAGTCCATGTGTGTTATGCACAGACTGTCTCCTGATCAGGGTCAGATTTGCTGAATGAACATCCACACATCCCAGTGTCAGCCTCTCAGAGCAGTGGCTGTGTAAGGAAAACTGCCAAGAAGCGAACATGGCCAGAAATGAAGCAGTCATTCCTACGTCATCCTCTGTAAAGAACAGAGACGCAGAGAAAAGTGCAGAGGGGGACAGCGCAGGGAGTTTCTGAAGCCACAGCGAGCTCCTCTGAAGAGGAGTAGGGTATCTGTGTGACAGTAAATGAACTCAATATAAATTGAGCAGATTTGTTGGGCTCTGGAAAGCGGAATTTAAGACGGGGACGAGCTATTGGGAAGGCAGAGCATGTGCCCAAGACACTGACACAACTGCTGCCTTCTGTGGGTTTGCATTTTGCAGGATGATGAGAATGGAGCCGAGGAAGAGGACGAGGAGGAAGACGCAAATCCCGAGGATGTGGATGACGACGAGGACGAGGATGAAGGTGAGAGTGAGCAAACCGCGTCGCTTGTGAGCCGTTCTATAAGGGAATGCAGCCTTCCGTGGCTAGGTTGACTGATCTAACGTgtgtttccctctcccccccccccccccaattccaagaCGATGAGAATGAACAGGAGCCAGATTCGCATGCAGTGAAGCGATCTGcggagaagaagcaggaagaggtTAGTAGAAACGATGCAAAGGATGGCAGGAGCGGGGGGAGAGTTTTGTTCCGCCTAAGAACTAGGGGGATGTGTGAGGAACAAAAGCCCACCCCAAGGCACTTGGCTGCCTGAGGCACAGAACAAAATGGTGCTACCACCCAGTTCCAAGAACACAACCCAGCTGGACCGATAGATGACTCTGAACAACGCATAACTCTCACCTTGTGCCAGGGTTTGGTTGTGGGGGTTCCACGTGTAAACGCATAAAGGCGTGGAGGGCTGCTTATCCTGTAGCGTGAGAGCTCTGGCCATGTCTCAAAGCGGTTAAGCTCACGATTGCAGCTGTGGGGTAGGGTGAATAAAGAAATGGAGAACAAGTTTCCTCTGCTCtccatctatatctatatctatatctatatctatatctatatctatatctatatctatatctatatctatatctatatctatatctatatctatatctatctatctatctatctatctacagtggtacctctacttacgaatttaatgcgttccgaacacacatttgtaagtcaaaaaaaattgtaagtcgaatcccataggaatgcattgggagaaaaaaaatcgtaagtcgaagcaaccctatctaaaaattcgtaagtagaaaaaatcctatctaaaccgcatccaagatggcagacggagctccattcgtaagtagaaacatttgtaagtagagttattcgtaagtagaggtaccactgtatctatctattCCGCATGCCTCTGAAGATTGCAAGGCGGTTCGCAACAcacaaatgcaaaatgagaacacaaaatgcatcataAAACTAAAACATACCAATaaccccctctctctcccacggATGGATTTTAAAGGCCCACAGAATGGTCAATCAGCCCAAGACCTggctgaaaaggaacattttcacctggtgcctgacaataatgaaggcgccagctgagcttccctggggagaacaccccacaaatggggaaccactgtagaaaaggctggttctcatgttgccgccccCCCTCCAGACTTCTCGTGGGAGAGGCacccaaagaagggcctcagatgatgattgcagggtctgggtgggTTCACGTGGGGCGaggcgatccttgaggtattgtggtcctgagccctTGAAGGCTTTTTCTAGGTCAAAGCTGGGTGCTTCTTCTAAGGGCTGAGGCCTTGCCCTCCCAATGGCTACTTACAGGTAGATGACAGAACAGCTCTAGGCAATTTGTAATGCGAAGCCAGCCATTAAACACGTTGCGGCAAGCCAAAGACAAGGCCGTCTGTGAAACGTGAATTGCTCGCTCCCATTTGGTGGAAGTGAGGTAACGACACATCTATCATTTATTTATGTGAAGCTTTTAGACCCCACCCTTGAGCCGAgcaggctcccagagtggcttgggaagaTCGATAGCAGACTCGCAATCTAAAATGGCATGACATACTAGGAAAAATTATTGCCGGGGAGGCGGTGGAGAAGCTTCCTTAGACACTGGGTCTTAAAGCTGCCGTTCTTATAAAGCAGTTCATGCAGTTCTGTCCAGGCAAATTCTGGCTGTCCGGAAGAACAGCCCCTCCCTGGAagcacccaacccccccccccgaaaccaaATTTGGGGGGCTTTGCACTGCGCTTCAATGCCGTTCTGCATCCTCAATTCACCCACAAACTCTCTGCACAGTTTCCTACAGACcgcatctctgctcctcagtGCTGCATGCGCTGGCTTGTCAACCACAGGGGCCTCTCGTGCAGAGCTGCTGGTAATTTGAATGCGCTAAGGAAATTCTACTGCCTCATTCGAGTCCTTTGTGATTAGAGATAAAAACGGGAGATGCCCACTGCAGAAGATAACCTTCAGAGTTCCACATCTACTCCCAGTCCTGCATTTGCATTGCACCACATgctagcaggggtcagcaaactttttcagcagggggctggtccactgtccctcagaccttgttgggggcggacggcggactatattttggagacatatgaacgaattcctatgccccacaaataacccagagatgcattttaaataaaaggacacattctactcatgtaaaaagaccaggcaggccccacaaataacccagagatgcattttaaataaaagcacacattctactcatgtaaaaagaccaggcaggccccacaaataacccagagatgcattttaaataaaagcacacattctactcatgtaaaaagaccaggcaggccccacaacccagagatgcattttaaataaaaggacacattctactcatgtaaaaacatgctgattcccggaccgacCACGGGTCGGATTGAataggcgattgggccggatccagcccccgggccttagtttgcttacccatatGCTAGGGTTTCAGGGCAGAAAACAGCTCAGGGTTTGACCTAGTCCGCTACTGACAGTGCAAGCTACAGGCgtgtttccccttcccctttgttGCATACTTGTTCATTTGTTGCATTTgtgtcctgcctttcctccaagaggCTCAAGGTGGCGCACATGGCTCgtctccctattttatcctcacggCAACCTTGGGTGCGTGAAATAAAAGTTCCACCAGGCAGCATAGAAGCTTTCAGGATCCTCTCGACTCTTGGAGACACATTGTTTATGGCTTATGACTAAATGCATccgtgtttttgttgttgttatgatttACAGGACGAAGTGGacccaaagagaaagaaaacagaaaacggCTCTTCAGCTTGAACCCCACCCTCTTCTCCActatctgtccccccccccatcttccttcCTCCACCTGTGCAGGCCCCCACTTCTGTGTGCTGTTAGCCACAGAGGACGAGAAGGGGTTACAAATGTTTTCCAATGAGGACAGAGGAAGCTGAAGATGGCTCTTCCCTAGCCCCGAGATGTGTTCCATATTACAGTGCTCCCTACAGCTGCCCATTTCTTCCTCTACCCGCCATTTGAATATCCCCAAATATCCAGAAACATCGCCCCTACTTCTTCCCAATCACTCTCTCTCAAAATTTCTGCCTAACTTGAGATCATCACATGCCTCTGCTTTTGATACATCTTCTGTAAACTTCTTCCGCCCTGGACAAATTCCCGCCTCCTCccacctttcccctccttttctttggCCCCTTACAGAATTCCACAAATGCGGTGTGGAAATTTTATGGTGCTGAAATGTTAAATTGGGTCCAGAGCCTGGGATGTAAAAGGGGCAGGGAATTTCGCAGTGATTTGTTCCTgtgccctgtgcctggttccctttcCATTGCTGGGAAAaggcaaaaatataaatatatatataaatgcatacatatatatacacaatttAAACGTGTTTTTAAGTAAAACATAGACAAGATTTTCATtattaatacatttttgtacaaattTACAAGGCAGGCAACAAGCTGGATCTGGTtgactttttttttccttcttcttccagaAGGCGAagcttgtttttaaatgtgtaaaGTAATAATGTGACTCAGTGTGTGTGTTCCtcatttgggtttttgtttttttaaaaaattaaaaaaaaattagggacCAAATTTTGATTTCTCCCTTGTTCCTTTCAGGGTCtttagttgtttttgtttgtaaattAACGCAGACCCATCTGCAGTATTTTCTATGGCACAGACATTATGAGGAtgagaaatataaatatatatattgtttagcactgtaaataaaaAACCTTTCAAAAAGATTTCAAACAGTCCATACATGTCTTGTATGTGTTGGTTTAATTCCGATGCACATCTGCCTCTAGTGAAAGTCAGGACACTGCAGCTCTCACCTATCATTTTTATGTAGCCAACAATataaactgatttatttattttaaaaaggtaaacaaTGGTCTCGTGGCCCTTGCAGTGGGTGTCCTACCCACGAAATGGAACACCAGTGCTACAACATCCGGTGTTcccaaataaatgaaaagaagagatgcagcatacaggtgaaacgcggaaaattagaatatcgtcgaaaagtgcatttatttcagtaacgcaacttaaaaggtgaaaccaatatatgagatagatgcatgacatgcaaagcaagatatggcaagcctttatttgttgtcattatttgtcgttaggcgggtcaatgataaaatgaatgtaattaatgaaatgtaatagcaatgtttatttttgtattattgtaactatttgttttattactgtggaatttccaaaggaaagcatttgttttttaaaaaaagttgcattactgaaataaatgcactattttgacgatattctaattttccgagtttcacctgtagtagaATACAGGTTCCATTCTCATTATAAAAGTACTTTGTCTGCTCATACCTTAAAGACCCAACAGATCTGTGGCACATGGCTTCATGGACCAGGACCCACTTCGTCAGATGCATGAAGCAATAATTAGCTGCAAGAAGAACTGTAAGCAGTGGGCCTAATATAAAAAGGTGGTGGTCAAGACTATGAAATGTTAAGGAGCagctgtaaagggtaaagggacccctgaccattaggtccagtcatgaccgactctggagttgcgcactcatctcgcattattggccgagggagccggcgtttgtccgcagacagcttccgggtcatgtggccagcatgacaaagccgcttctggcgaaccagagcagcacattgaaacgccgtttaccttcccgctgtaggctgtggtttaacccacagtgccacccgcgtaggTAGGTAAGAACTTAAAAGCCCTGCATTCAACTGAAGGTCTATGTACTGGAATATCTAGTTCAACATCTTGTTTTCCATAGTGAACAACCAGGCAGATGCTGTTGGGAAACCGGGGCTAGGACGTGAGGTCAGTACTCACTGTCATTCCCCATCATTCTGGTGGTGGTATGTCTCTCCTGTAAGtagtagggacacgggtggcgctgtggtctaaacgactgagccccttgggcttgctgatcagaaggttggcggttcgaatccctgtgacagaatgagctcccattgctctgtcccagctcctcccaacctagcagtccggaagcacagcagtgcaagtagataaataggtaccgcagtggtgaaaaggtaaagggcgtttctgtgtgctctggtttccatcacggtgttcggttgcaccagaagcagtttagtcgtgctggtcacatgacccggaaagctgtctgcggacaaacaccggctccctcggcctgaaagcgagatgagcgccgcaaccccataattgcctttgactggacttaatcatccagggttcctttacctttttaccttactgtAAGTAGTAGccgaagggacccaggtggcgctgtggttaaaccactgagcctagggcttgctggccagaaggttggcggttcgaatccctgtgagctcccgttgctcggtcccagctcctgccaacctagcagttcgaaagcacatcaaaatgcaagtagataaataggaaccgctacagcgggaaggtaaatggtgtttccatgtgctgctctggtttgccagaagcagctttgtcatgctggccacatgacctggaagctatacaccggctccctcggccaataatgcgagatgagcgcgcaaccccagagtcggtcacgaccggacctaatggtcaggggtccctttaccttttaagtagtAGGCATTGTCCACCTGCCTGTCTTGAGAGAACAGAGTGAACCTCCAGGGGTGAATTTAAACTCTTGCAGCACCAAAGGGGcatctctggggtgcaagcctgggcagtgtgtctggaggtcctgggctgcccaggtggcAAGACCTCCCTTTTGCCCTCacttatgtggtccaaaggaaaaaaTGGAGCAATACGttttgcaccagcttggctgcaggagttgccggaaggaggcggacAAGGTGCCATCCATCCATCTTAGGagctccattctggatttgtgtagggtttactccttagtctttttccgaagatatcccacaaggcagctgacgtttagggtcagagttttccttctagatgaaCTACCTTCCCAGTTTGGCAAGCCTCATCTGCCCCTccccttcttgaccattggacccactactggtcttgtctgctcaatcggccagagccagaagaagaagaagaagaagaggaggaggagtttggatttgatatcccgctttatcactacctgaaggagtctcaaagcggctaacaatctcctttcccctcctcccccacaagaaacactctgtgaggtgagtggggctgagagacttcaaagaagtgtgactagcccaaggtcacccagcagctgtatgtggaggagtggaggcgcgaacccggttccccagattacaagtctaccgctcttaaccactacaccacactggcttctctCTATATTCACATACAGGAGAAGTCCCTATCCTCTATGGACTTAAAACTAAGTTGGTGGcctcacatcttgtggcagtgaattccacagtATGCGCTGGGAGAAGTTGTGTCCCCTTTTGTCCTGAATCCCTTACCACTCAGCGTCACTGGTTCTAGAAAATTCAACCCACAGACATTTCTCCGGGGAGCCAAAATGTGTACGAGATGAGAAGAGCAATCCATTTGCAGCAGCCGTAATGGGACGAGAGCACTTGTCTGGTTTTGCCTGTGCTGATTTAGTATACTTAGtgaacaaaaaacccaacaacccatgGTTTCAATAAAAACCCAACTAGGACAGAATGAGGTTTGTTAAATTGTTCTCTGACTGACACGCCTCCCGGGATGTGGACATACTTCTGGAAAAAGGCTGACGGTGGTTAGAATATTCTATCAGAATATTGCCTGGCAGAGTGGAGACAAGGGAGGCCTGCACATTGCTTGGGAGGAGCAAGAATTACTGTGGCCCTGTTATCTCACAAGGTTTGGTCTGCAGAATTCCACTTAAAGGTCTGCAGATTGAAAAGCAGTCTTTGCCTGAAACTTGACTACAAGCCACAGTAGACCAGAGGAAGGGGAGGTGGAGTCCAAAGTttctggaccattggcctgattcaaggTAAGAAAGCTTCAGGTGTTCTTACAGAAACACAGCCTTCAGATTCatagatcatagaactgtagagttggaagggactgcaaggttcatctagtccaacccccttcaatgcaggaatcttttgcccaatgtgggcctcaaacccacagccctggaTTCAATGTCTgatgctctaccaacagagctatcccagCTGACTCAGAGAACCTCTTTCCCAGCAAATAATTTCAGAGGGTGGCTGTAACAGTTGGTTGaagtgaaaatgaaaaagaaagcttGAAGAATGAAGGCCTGGTGAGAATAATGGCTGCCCAATATAAAACACAACTCAACAGttgcactaaaggtaaaggtaaagggacccctgaccattaggtccagttgtgaccgactctggggttgcggcactcatctcgcattattggccgagggagccggcgtacagcttccagggcctgtagcggtacctatttatccacttgcactttgacgtgctttcgaactgctagtttggcaggagctgggacaaagcaacaggagctcaccccgttgcagggaatTGAAtcgccgagcttctgatcagcaagccctagggcctaggctctgtggtttaacccacagcgccacctgcgtccctagttgCACTAGTCACTAGTGGAACCGTATTGTGCAGCAGGttgtttaaaaagaggattagacaagttaATGGTGCATAAGGCCATCAGCGGCTACACCTTACAGTTGGTATATCCAGTTATCACTGGAAGGCTTTCCAGGTGGGCAAGTACTGTACATCAAACACACCCAAATATTTCCAGCATGGGAAATGTACAGTACATAACAGGGAAATCTGGAGGTGGTGTCTCTGCTCCCTCTGGTGGCTGCATGTAACACTGCTTCCAACTTTGCGACACCAGCTCCTGCCAGGATTTGGGGTTTTTTCAGGGTGTGAACTACAGACACCTCTAAATCTCTGGCTGATTTCTCGCTTTCCTTGACAAATGAACTAAAGGAAACCGTGTGCCATGCAAGCGATCCAGCAGAGGTGATGCTTGACTCTTGCCTCCGTTAAAATGGCGGTTCTGTCACTGCCTGAGAGCTATTTTTCATGAGAAACTGTCTATGTATGTTTCAAAACAGAACCCCCAAGTGCCTCTAGCTTCCAGGGACCGTCCCGGATTTAtagaagctgccctggtttctgatttgatcccggaatgtcccactctTCCTTAGGGCATTCCTGTTTCagtcggagaaatgttggagggtatggaattatgcgaCTCCTGagccaagtagataaataactatgcaacctttagaagacatctgatggcagcctgtatagggaaattgtttgatgttcaatgttttattatgtttttatatatattgcatagctgccaagttatccctttttttacagggattttcccttatgctgaataggcttcctcgcgagaaaagtgaaaacttggcagctatgatatattggaagccgcccaaagtagcttgggcaacccagtcagatgggcagggtataaataagattattattattattaaataagatgtccctatttttatcatagaaatgttggagggtatattaAAGACCCTTTAGAGATATATTAAAGGTAAGAACAAGCAGATAAATGCAACATAAAACAATTGAGGAGAAAACAacattattactttttttaaaggcagttttTAAAAGGCCGGCAGAGCAGAACGGATTCTAATCTGCTTCAAAACTTTGAACTTTAAAGTGCCCAGGCAAATAAAGGTTTGTACTTGGTTATAAACGCCCACAATTTATCTGCACTGCATCAATGATGAAGAACGCATTTGGGTTTCAGAGGAGCCTAAAAGAGGAGCAGAAAGCCAGAAATTATGGTTTTGCTGTGGCAAGGGGCATGACGAGCCCAACATGTGGCTTTTAGAGCTGACTCAAACATTTGGGAGAAGGGGACTGTGGGCAAATCCACTCCATATCATGaaagcacattcaacacacatttaaagcacatgagttACCCtcccctccaagaatcctgggaactgtagtttgttaagagggcTGGGAATTGTACCGTAATTCTATCATGAGGGAAACTACTACCCCCAGGATTCATGAGGAAGAAGTCGGgggctttgaatgtatggtgtggatcgaTATGTTGCCTCAGAATGCATGTGGAAGATCATTTCTTTGAATACTTCCTAGTAGTAAAAATCTATTCCAAGTTTTTTTGGTCTTTACCTTGCAACCCACCCTTCCTCCTTTAACCTTTCAACACCACACCTTCATCTTTTTGTCCATGCAACATTCCTCTGAGACTACATATTTTGAAGTGTCtcagagcatgcacagagtgcattTCCCTCAATATCGAGGGAAATCTGTTATCTGCCAGCAAGGAGTTTACAAAGCCAAACCTATTTCGCTTCAGCAGTATACCTGTTTCTTTGGGTGATGCCTTTTCCTGCCTGGGTCCTTGCCGTTATTTTCCTGAGTCTCTCTGAACCTGGGCACCTAACCTTGACCCACACCATTATCAATCACAGCCAATCTCTTCTGTACATTTATGAAATGGCTTTGAACTCGATCTGACTGCCTGCTTGCGGCTACCATATTTACCTTCACATTGCATCACCATGAGCAATGTTTTGTGGGATTCCCTtgcaggaaaaaagaaataaaaacaaaacatttttttgtaaaaaacaaaacaaaaaaaccctgccctttgaaacaacaacaactagccaTCTTCGGTTACATTTTCCTAGTGTGACACCAAAAGTAAAACCAACACCAGTATTGTTATGAGCAGGCACGCACGAGGGCAAGAACAGGGAGTTTTCCACCACTGGTAACTGCTAAACATGCAAGGCTGCACAAAACTAGTGTTTTGTCTTTTCGAATCTGGCAAAAACAGGAGGCAGGGCTGCTTGTGATCATGTCTGAAGGAGCGTTGTTCCAGGTCGGAGACCAGCAGGGTCAGATCtcaagagtcccaagggccacagGCAAGCGTTGCAGCCTAAGGCAGACGCAGAATACATTTCAAAGGCAGCAAGGGCAGTGCAATGTGTTGTGTCGTGGGTTTCTTAATAGTAGTCATTCAGTGACAACATCTTCatgataacagctctttatttaaggcaacaagacaagactgactctgaggacaggaaagctacatttatagggacaggggactagctagaaagggatacatgtgaaaagggtttaggagtcctggtagaccacaaacttgacatgagtcaacagtgtgatgcagcagctaaaaaagcctatgcaattctgggctgcatcaataggagtatagcatctagatcaagggaagtaatagtaccactgtattctgctctggtcagacctcacctggagtactgtgtccagttctgggcaccacagttcaagaaggatactgacaagctggaatgtgtccagaagagggcaaccaaaatggtcaaaggcttggaaaaatgccttatgaggaacagctcagggagctgggtatgtttagcctggagaagagaaggttaaggggtgatatgatagccatgttcaaatatataaaa
This window harbors:
- the PTMS gene encoding parathymosin, which translates into the protein MSEKPAEEAPVELGAKDLKEKKEKHEEKSARKEKKEIIEDDENGAEEEDEEEDANPEDVDDDEDEDEDDENEQEPDSHAVKRSAEKKQEEDEVDPKRKKTENGSSA